A stretch of the Chlorobiota bacterium genome encodes the following:
- a CDS encoding OmpA family protein, with protein MFYKLLFILFGLFCFQIVYSQNVKIDSSKILLQIDYGAEISIIGNQAYGEIQSIKGFLPCCSKYNPEVNVNWGLGVFSNYIFPWANNEFINSRLRSIRLFLGYDNLSTSFISQLNIYDSFDTLKPSFRVDTTQQFVQFDLNFFRLGFELEIEALKNFNIKPGFSFSLPISGKSIEKEKIIGPSIAQFQNGSKERILTPTTGDLLDLKSRFGLSLNLSYNMPFKKIVLSPFLGIDYGLNYFQPNWQVLIGRGGISLSTSYKQYGLDTIPNPPQIIDLPKIAKAEVGIYVSSKTIPVEFNKEIISRYVPVLPVVFFNQNSYEIPARYISNYLSSNFLEEELPPNAEIINHYVLDIIGKRLTNNLSSKIILTGTTSNDENYRFNLSKERVKSVKKYLVEVWQIDEKRISIKYSLDPKFQSNSDYLEGKEENRRVEFSFSDPNLYRPIQIRVIEPSSEPSNIQFISQVVHNCGIDHWTAYFKIKNKVDSIKGNGLPKDTIVWFLKDEDRADVLNGSQIYFKMIVSNDSLKKSFESRLDSVKTKADTRFSLLQKDNKAEFMLVTFDYDRANLTLRGQEELKEIISKLGDKSKLEIIGYTDKLGDEERNVKLAESRALEITRQMPLNLPIITRGANANEAPYSVKTPEGRFLSRTVKVILTNPK; from the coding sequence ATGTTTTATAAATTATTATTTATTCTTTTTGGTTTATTTTGTTTTCAAATTGTATATAGTCAGAATGTTAAAATAGATTCAAGTAAAATTTTATTGCAGATAGATTATGGTGCTGAAATAAGTATTATAGGAAATCAAGCATACGGTGAGATTCAATCTATTAAAGGATTTTTGCCTTGTTGTTCAAAATACAATCCTGAAGTTAATGTAAATTGGGGTTTAGGTGTTTTTAGTAATTATATATTCCCTTGGGCTAATAATGAATTTATAAATTCTAGATTAAGATCAATTAGACTTTTTCTAGGATATGATAACTTATCAACCTCTTTTATATCTCAATTAAACATTTACGATTCTTTTGATACTTTAAAACCAAGTTTCAGAGTTGATACAACTCAACAGTTTGTTCAATTCGATCTCAATTTTTTTCGATTAGGATTTGAGTTAGAAATTGAAGCTTTAAAAAATTTTAATATCAAGCCCGGATTCAGTTTTAGTTTACCAATTTCTGGAAAAAGTATTGAAAAAGAGAAGATAATAGGACCATCGATTGCTCAATTTCAAAATGGGTCAAAAGAAAGAATCTTAACTCCAACAACAGGTGACTTATTAGATTTAAAGTCTAGATTTGGGTTAAGTTTAAATTTATCATACAATATGCCATTCAAGAAAATTGTATTATCACCTTTTCTTGGTATTGATTATGGCTTAAATTATTTCCAACCAAATTGGCAAGTATTAATTGGTAGAGGTGGAATTTCATTAAGTACATCATACAAACAATATGGATTAGATACAATTCCAAACCCACCTCAAATTATTGATCTTCCAAAAATTGCCAAAGCTGAAGTTGGTATTTACGTTTCTTCTAAAACTATACCTGTTGAGTTTAATAAAGAAATTATTTCTAGGTATGTACCAGTTTTACCAGTAGTATTTTTTAATCAAAATTCATATGAAATTCCTGCAAGATATATAAGTAATTATTTGAGTTCAAATTTCCTTGAAGAAGAACTACCACCAAATGCTGAGATAATAAATCATTATGTACTTGATATTATAGGTAAACGACTTACAAATAATTTATCAAGTAAAATAATTCTTACAGGTACAACTAGTAATGATGAAAATTATAGATTTAACCTTAGCAAAGAGAGAGTAAAATCTGTTAAAAAATACTTAGTTGAAGTATGGCAAATTGATGAAAAACGTATTTCTATAAAATATTCATTAGATCCAAAATTTCAATCTAATTCAGATTATTTGGAAGGTAAAGAGGAAAATCGTAGAGTTGAATTTTCTTTTTCAGATCCAAATCTATATAGACCAATTCAAATAAGAGTTATTGAACCATCTTCTGAACCTTCTAATATCCAATTTATTTCACAAGTAGTTCATAATTGTGGTATTGATCATTGGACTGCATATTTTAAAATTAAAAATAAAGTAGATTCTATTAAAGGTAATGGATTACCTAAAGATACAATTGTATGGTTTTTGAAAGATGAAGATAGAGCTGATGTATTGAATGGTTCTCAAATTTATTTTAAGATGATAGTTAGTAATGATTCATTAAAAAAGAGTTTTGAGTCAAGACTAGATTCAGTAAAAACTAAAGCAGATACTAGATTCTCTTTACTACAAAAAGATAATAAAGCAGAATTTATGTTAGTAACTTTTGATTATGATCGAGCTAATTTAACTTTAAGAGGTCAAGAAGAATTAAAGGAAATAATTTCTAAGTTAGGAGATAAATCTAAATTAGAAATTATTGGATACACAGATAAATTAGGTGATGAAGAAAGAAATGTTAAACTTGCAGAATCAAGAGCTTTGGAAATTACTAGGCAGATGCCTCTAAATCTACCAATTATAACCAGAGGAGCAAATGCAAATGAAGCTCCTTATTCTGTGAAAACACCAGAAGGAAGGTTTTTAAGTAGAACAGTTAAAGTAATTCTCACCAATCCTAAATAA
- the lpxB gene encoding lipid-A-disaccharide synthase, which produces MKNILIVSGEASGDIHAGDVMMYLNKLDQNIKFFGIGGKCSIENNIDLLHNISETAVVGFFEVIKKLFSLKKIFSNVIKVSKEKKPAFAILIDYPAFNLRLAKRLKKLGIPVIWYIAPQVWAWKESRVIKMKEYISDLIVIFSFEVAFFKTHNIETKYFGHPLQKKIADYKTTHPNLKKDTKKTIAYFPGSRKNEVKKHLPILIKLINTLGDKYYHIISVSDNIEISEITKYQNVSNFNVSEDNYDLLNNSDFAIIKSGTTTIEATLFSLPFCVIYKTSKLSYLIAKLFSQIKFIAMPNILTNSYVVNEFIQSNMTVDNLKKQVSKFLNDDYRIETIDKLNKIFPKSEINTPKLIAKFIFDKYLI; this is translated from the coding sequence ATGAAAAATATTCTAATTGTTAGTGGTGAAGCTTCTGGTGATATACATGCTGGTGATGTAATGATGTATCTAAACAAATTAGACCAGAATATAAAGTTTTTTGGAATAGGTGGTAAATGTAGTATTGAAAACAATATTGATTTGTTACATAACATTTCCGAAACTGCTGTTGTTGGATTTTTTGAAGTAATAAAAAAATTATTTTCCTTAAAGAAAATATTCAGTAATGTTATAAAAGTAAGTAAGGAAAAAAAACCTGCCTTTGCAATTCTAATTGATTATCCAGCTTTTAATTTAAGATTAGCTAAAAGACTTAAAAAACTTGGTATACCTGTTATATGGTATATTGCTCCTCAAGTTTGGGCATGGAAAGAGTCGAGAGTAATTAAAATGAAAGAATATATTAGTGATTTAATTGTAATATTTTCATTTGAAGTAGCTTTTTTCAAAACTCATAATATAGAAACAAAGTACTTTGGGCATCCTTTACAAAAAAAAATTGCAGATTATAAAACTACTCACCCAAATCTAAAAAAAGATACAAAAAAAACTATTGCATATTTCCCTGGTAGTAGAAAAAATGAAGTAAAAAAACATCTACCTATTTTAATTAAATTAATTAATACTTTAGGAGATAAATATTATCATATAATTTCTGTATCAGATAATATCGAAATTTCTGAAATTACTAAATATCAAAATGTATCAAACTTTAATGTATCAGAGGATAATTATGACCTTCTAAACAATTCTGATTTTGCTATAATTAAATCTGGTACAACTACAATTGAAGCCACTTTATTTAGCTTACCATTTTGTGTGATTTATAAGACATCAAAGTTGAGTTACTTAATTGCAAAATTATTTTCTCAGATAAAATTTATAGCAATGCCTAATATTTTAACAAATAGTTACGTTGTAAATGAATTTATTCAATCAAATATGACTGTAGATAATTTAAAAAAACAAGTAAGTAAGTTTTTGAATGATGATTATAGAATTGAAACGATTGATAAATTAAATAAGATATTTCCTAAATCAGAAATTAATACCCCTAAATTAATTGCCAAATTTATTTTTGATAAATATTTAATATAA